Within the Vanessa cardui chromosome 6, ilVanCard2.1, whole genome shotgun sequence genome, the region CTTGCTGACTCTTCTCGTTGAAACTAATTTCTAAGCCGGCCCAtaacgtttaataaataattcaatttaaaagaatatttaaaagcctacaatattaacattatacttaagtataattttgaagtaaatgATGGATATGATTCCCGAGAATATTGGACGAATATTCTCGTTATAGTCatgttataatacaaatatacatctaatcaataaaaaaatacagtcgaatCGAGAACCTCCTCCTATTTTGAAGTCAGTTAAAATATCTACAGTCAATTTCATTTCTAATAACTTGTCAACGAAGCGAAGCAgaagtaaattgttattatacatGACCGTAGCCACCTTATTTactgttgaaaatatatttaaagtgcaTTATGTAATATCGGAGACATGATTGTCGctcttttatatttagttacttTCCAGTTTGTATTATTATCAGATGTCTACGCGGtatgtcatttataatattttccttcTTACGTGACACAACCTGAACCCAGCTGGCACGActcaaaatcattaaattttgttCGTTCACCCTAgttgtgtaattaatattatatttttcgtaatatttaCCTAAACAATCTCTTCGAAaaccatcaaaataaaaagatatttaaatttgggtGAAGTTCGATGGAATATTATTCCAActtcaatcatatttatttattgtttatataatccTAAAAATTACAATGACTTtcttagaaaattatatttatatttgcagCTTTATAACAAGGATGTCGTATGTACAATTGACGAggtattttcaatttcatttctatagaatagagtttatttttcgAATCGTTGGTAACATTTTCGTTAGATTCTTTTAACGTTCCGCTCTTTAATGGatttataactaaaacaaattCTTGGCGTAACAAATCTTGTACatattatttgcatatttttgatgaaatattaCTCGCAAACCACGATCtttagtttttagtttaataaaaaatataataggcCTCGATAATGgagatcaatttaattttacgatATAGCTACAGTTTCCGATTacgtcattatatttttttaattacaatttttatacatatgcatctatatttttttttatatacattgcaGAATGATTTTCCAAGATGCAAGACATTCAATGTTCCCAAGCACagaagaaatattaatagtaacattCCATCGCACGAACCTTATCTCCCGAGCGCAAAAAATGGTTTATTCTATAATTGTTCCTCACATGAATGCAaagctttaaaaatatcttcaataaCTCAATTAGCTTTACCCCAATTACCACTAAAGTACTGCTATCTAGAAATgcctgaaaaatataaatgcgaaagtttgaaatataattattacaaaaatatagatAAGTTGTTATTCCTATCGAATAATATACCGAATAAGTTATTCTATTTGATAGATTGCTTAGCATACTCAGACGGTGGGCGAGTATGCCATAAGAAGGACGAAGTTGATTCATACACCAAATTGGTAGATATTGGTAACGTGGCGAGGCCAAACGAAACCAATGTTTTATCGCAGGAGGAATTCATATGTGAACAGACTCAAGACAAAAGGGTCACCTGTGTTCTCGATCGCTACGTGCCTTACGCCGATGGTCTCAAggcaaaacaaataattaaaatagataataaaatactcCTGAAAACTGGAGGCTATTTAGTTACTTTAAACTATATTTGTTATGAGTCTTGGTGTGGATATAGCGGTGTGATAAAACCCACTCGTAGAGCCGGAAGATATGAACCGCCCGGTGGCAAAGTATACAGATGCTATTATGGAAACAAACAGCAAATCTGCAAAGAAATATCTGGCAGTTCAAGGAATGTATATAATGAGCGTGGTTGGTTaagttcataataaaaaataacaacaagaaaaaaatactaaacttttattacccaaaacaaatttattaaattataataattttcattagaaAGATTTGAGATATTATGAGATACGATTTATGGATCGACTcaacataatataaactataGCTCCATGTTCGATCGTGTCGTACGATGCAAGCGCGCGGCGTcagaaattttattcataaacatgAATATATTATGTGACTTGGATTGCTTACAAATATGTGACCGAATAACTTATACTTAAGGTGGATGTAGTGATTATGCATACCAAATGTTACATCACAAACACGTAATCTGTTTATACCTTCTTAATTAGTAATTGGGCTGCAAGATATAATAGAAGTATAGGGCTATGGATTATAATTTCTGTTTTTCACGTCACTACTAATCAAGATTAAATATTCATgactattgtattatattttgttattttattaaatactgatTATTTTAACGCTTTGTAcctaaactttattaattttttttttaaatacaacgtatttctaaaatattagtatgatCATAATGACTAATTAAGACTCATTGATTGTGCACTAATGATGTACCCATCTATAGTCAACCAACacgaattgaaaataaaaaagggacTCAGGACCAACGGTGATTTAACAGGGAAAGCAATATACAGACCATTtagaagttaattaatttatgtatattcatttttaatattataaatgcgaaagttactctgtccgtctgtctgttgctcttacACTGTTGTTTCTATACCGAACACTTGATGACCGGTTAATTGTCAAGTGTTAGTAGATAAAAAAGAAGTTCTCAAAATGCCGCGCCGTGCGCCGGCGACAACTTGAATTAACAGTTGaagaatatgttacaaatattttagttaaatacgtCTAAGATCACAAATAATAAAGCTGTTATACATAATAACTATCATGCTTACTTGGTTCAAAGAAGGTTCCAGATAGTAAgataaattttactttcataCAATCGCCCTGGCAGTGAAAATGGACGAAGTTCCACCGCGCGCGAACATACGTGCAAGACTTCATTCAGTATTTAATTGcgcaagtattatttatataactaatataatacatatatatttcattaaaaatattgttattactaCCGAAAATAAAAGAggacaaaaaacaaaacaccatCAGGTAATaatgtgttccagtttgaaaagtAATCGAACCATCTTTATTACAAGCAATCATCGTAATTCCCATAGTTATCAGATAATTGATTTGACAAAATTAATGTTTCACgccatacaatttttttttaaatattttatcaatatcttCATAAAAGTGCCTGATTCAtcaattaatcaaatttaaaattgtcaattgacaagaaaatatataattataatcataaaatacgtaaattgaattaataagtGATTAAGTATTTTACCACACGAGAAACTATTATTCGAACCGTGTCCGTTTTAAGTATGAAACATATTGCAGTCTCTTTTGTAACGgctatttcttaatatataacaGTGAATGTCAAACTTGCAGACATAGCAAATAAAAGACCATTAATGGATTGCATTTTTCAAAAATCGACTCAGTTgcatgttatacatatattaatttatttatttagaaatcaaTCGTATATCGTTTAATCGAATCGTTTTACTCaatgtatttatgaaatatacttatattttatttttaatgtataacatttaaatatgtgtAACGTTGTGAATATGAAGTTCGCTAAACAAATAATcacaatatacttaaaatttaaataatcttataagtACCTATGTGTTGTATTGTAACTACATTTGACGGCAGCCTTGCTTAAGCTCTGAATAGATAATACAAACAATAGAACTGATGAGAAAGAACCAAAGAATTTAACACGTTATACATTGAACGTGTAACATCGATGCGGGTTAACTAACCGCCATACTTATACATCGATTGATATGAAACTAGCCTTATTGTCGAATATTTAATAGTCGATGTCGTATCGCTAAACCGATTGTTTCAAACAATAGTGTGACAGGAACCTTGCACCGAATGCTCTCAGCCGCGCTCGGAAGTGGCAACTGTGTTTGGCACACAATGCGCATTCTTGCTGAGATTGTTAACATAACGAGaatgaaataatgatatatgATGATATTGTTACGTGATAACAGCACAATGGTAAGGCAAACGTAGACAACGAGTACTACTCATATCGGTTATTAGATGTATCGATCGCCCTTGGTGCCTTTATAGACGCCCACCGCTACATTGTCGtgtattaataacataacaCAATATACATTCTATATGTTCGTTACAATAAAATCcacgtaaaaattaaataagattaaatttgttttaaagtaatcgattttaaatgCGATAAAATATTTCTGCATAATACAGGTCGATTACAACTTCGTTTAAAGCTTTGCAAAGTCTAAAGTACTTTGCTGGCTGAATGCGCTCGATATGagataataaaacaagtaaCCAGGG harbors:
- the LOC124530474 gene encoding uncharacterized protein LOC124530474, which gives rise to MIVALLYLVTFQFVLLSDVYALYNKDVVCTIDENDFPRCKTFNVPKHRRNINSNIPSHEPYLPSAKNGLFYNCSSHECKALKISSITQLALPQLPLKYCYLEMPEKYKCESLKYNYYKNIDKLLFLSNNIPNKLFYLIDCLAYSDGGRVCHKKDEVDSYTKLVDIGNVARPNETNVLSQEEFICEQTQDKRVTCVLDRYVPYADGLKAKQIIKIDNKILLKTGGYLVTLNYICYESWCGYSGVIKPTRRAGRYEPPGGKVYRCYYGNKQQICKEISGSSRNVYNERGWLSS